In Oryzihumus leptocrescens, the following are encoded in one genomic region:
- a CDS encoding L-aspartate oxidase: MSATLPRGIPSRLVAPEAGWTVSADVIVVGSGIAGLTAALRLRQRVDRVLLVTKTVLSEGSTLWAQGGIAAALDEKDSPEEHLRDTLVAGVEVCDVEAVRTLVNEGPARVRELVALGAEFDRDANGEISLTREGGHHRDRIAHAGGDATGREISRALIAALHAVIDDPGIQVIEHALVVDLLQDKDTRVCGVTLHVIGEGEVDGVGAAHARAVVLATGGIGQVWSATTNPSVATGDGVAAALRAGAVIADLEFVQFHPTVLWLGEGSSGQQPLISEAVRGEGAFLVDEDGVRFMQGVHEMADLAPRDVVARAIVDRMALTGTDHVYLDARHLGREFLEARFPSIVARCRELGFDPVTDLLPVAPAQHYASGGVRTDLHGRTTLAGLYACGEVSCTGVHGANRLASNSLLEGLVFASRIADDVAGRLARGELSATTPEPPSGPAALVPAARRTDIQRAMTLGSGAVRSGDGLAQTAKTLAVVAEDGEQAAPGPLSWETSNLLHVGQLLTHVAAMREETRGGHVRSDFPRRDEHWRAHIHAWREPDGSVATSIHPVDPQDLA; the protein is encoded by the coding sequence GTGAGCGCGACCCTGCCGCGCGGCATACCGTCGCGGCTGGTTGCCCCCGAGGCCGGCTGGACCGTGTCCGCGGACGTCATCGTCGTGGGCTCCGGTATCGCGGGGCTCACCGCCGCGCTCCGGTTGCGGCAGCGGGTGGACCGGGTCCTGCTCGTCACCAAGACGGTGCTGTCCGAGGGGTCCACGCTGTGGGCGCAGGGCGGCATCGCCGCGGCCCTGGACGAGAAGGACTCCCCGGAGGAGCACCTGCGCGACACCCTCGTCGCCGGTGTGGAGGTCTGCGACGTCGAGGCCGTGCGCACCCTCGTCAATGAGGGCCCCGCCCGGGTGCGCGAGCTCGTCGCGCTCGGCGCGGAGTTCGACCGGGACGCCAACGGGGAGATCTCGCTGACCCGCGAGGGCGGCCACCACCGCGACCGGATCGCCCACGCCGGCGGCGACGCCACCGGCAGGGAGATCTCGCGGGCGCTCATCGCGGCGCTGCACGCGGTCATCGACGACCCCGGCATCCAGGTCATCGAGCACGCCCTGGTCGTGGACCTGTTGCAGGACAAGGACACCCGCGTCTGCGGCGTGACCCTGCACGTCATCGGTGAGGGCGAGGTCGACGGCGTCGGCGCCGCCCACGCCCGCGCGGTCGTGCTGGCCACCGGCGGCATCGGCCAGGTGTGGTCGGCGACGACCAACCCGTCGGTGGCCACCGGCGACGGCGTCGCGGCCGCCCTGCGCGCCGGCGCCGTGATCGCCGACCTGGAGTTCGTGCAGTTCCACCCGACCGTGCTCTGGCTGGGCGAGGGGTCCAGCGGCCAGCAGCCCCTGATCTCCGAGGCGGTGCGCGGTGAGGGGGCGTTCCTCGTCGACGAGGACGGCGTGCGGTTCATGCAGGGCGTGCACGAGATGGCCGACCTGGCCCCGCGCGACGTGGTGGCCCGCGCCATCGTCGACCGGATGGCGCTGACCGGCACCGACCACGTCTACCTCGACGCCCGGCACCTCGGGCGGGAGTTCCTCGAGGCACGGTTCCCCTCGATCGTGGCGCGCTGCCGCGAGCTCGGCTTCGACCCGGTCACCGACCTGCTGCCGGTGGCCCCGGCCCAGCACTACGCCAGCGGCGGCGTGCGCACCGACCTGCACGGCCGGACCACGCTGGCCGGGCTCTACGCCTGCGGCGAGGTGTCCTGCACCGGCGTCCACGGCGCCAACCGCCTCGCGTCCAACTCGCTGCTCGAGGGCCTGGTCTTCGCGAGCCGCATCGCCGACGACGTCGCCGGCCGGCTGGCCCGCGGCGAGCTGTCCGCCACCACGCCCGAGCCGCCGTCCGGACCGGCCGCGCTGGTGCCCGCGGCGCGCCGCACCGACATCCAGCGCGCGATGACCCTCGGCTCGGGGGCGGTGCGCTCCGGCGACGGCCTGGCCCAGACCGCCAAGACGCTGGCCGTGGTCGCCGAGGACGGCGAGCAGGCCGCTCCCGGCCCGCTCTCGTGGGAGACCTCCAACCTGCTGCACGTCGGCCAGCTGCTCACCCACGTCGCGGCGATGCGGGAGGAGACCCGGGGCGGGCACGTCCGTTCCGACTTCCCCCGGCGTGACGAGCACTGGCGCGCGCACATCCACGCGTGGCGGGAGCCGGACGGCTCCGTGGCCACCTCCATCCACCCCGTCGACCCCCAGGACCTCGCATGA
- the rlmB gene encoding 23S rRNA (guanosine(2251)-2'-O)-methyltransferase RlmB, producing MAGNSQRRGAIRKSKKGATVGSGGQRRKGLEGKGPTPKAEDRTKHVAARRARAVAKRDGSSAGGGQRPGASRGGASRGGAGSGRRSRTSSEVVAGRNSVVEALRAEVPVTTMYVAGRIDSDDRVREAMKIATARGIPVLETPRGELDRLTDGAVHQGLALQVPPYEYAHPTDLVDPQTPGIPLVVALDGITDPRNLGAIIRSVAAFGGHGVIVPERRSVGMTASAWKTSAGAAARVPVALASNLTRTLEDYRKAGYFVLGLDMDGDVELPSLELATEPLVVVVGSEGKGLSRLVSETCDQIVSIPMSSAVESLNAGIATGVTLYEIARQRAAKK from the coding sequence ATGGCCGGTAACTCCCAGCGCCGAGGCGCGATCCGCAAGTCCAAGAAGGGCGCCACCGTCGGCAGCGGCGGCCAGCGCCGCAAGGGCCTCGAGGGCAAGGGCCCCACGCCCAAGGCCGAGGACCGCACCAAGCACGTCGCCGCCCGCCGGGCCCGCGCCGTCGCCAAGCGCGACGGCAGCAGCGCCGGTGGTGGCCAGCGCCCCGGCGCGAGCCGTGGCGGCGCCTCCCGCGGTGGCGCCGGCTCCGGCCGTCGCTCGCGCACGTCCAGCGAGGTCGTCGCCGGCCGCAACTCGGTCGTCGAGGCCCTGCGCGCCGAGGTCCCGGTCACGACGATGTACGTCGCCGGCCGGATCGACTCCGACGACCGGGTCCGCGAGGCGATGAAGATCGCCACCGCCCGGGGCATCCCGGTGCTGGAGACCCCGCGCGGCGAGCTCGACCGGCTCACCGACGGCGCGGTGCACCAGGGCCTGGCGCTGCAGGTGCCGCCGTACGAGTACGCCCACCCCACCGACCTCGTCGACCCGCAGACCCCCGGCATCCCGCTGGTCGTCGCGCTCGACGGGATCACCGACCCCCGCAACCTCGGCGCGATCATCCGCTCCGTGGCGGCGTTCGGCGGCCACGGCGTGATCGTGCCCGAGCGCCGGTCGGTCGGCATGACCGCCAGCGCGTGGAAGACCTCCGCCGGCGCCGCGGCCCGCGTCCCGGTGGCGCTGGCCAGCAACCTGACCCGCACGCTGGAGGACTACCGCAAGGCCGGCTACTTCGTCCTCGGCCTCGACATGGACGGTGACGTCGAGCTGCCCTCGCTGGAGCTGGCGACCGAGCCGCTGGTCGTCGTGGTCGGCTCCGAGGGCAAGGGCCTGTCCCGCCTGGTGTCCGAGACCTGCGACCAGATCGTCTCGATCCCGATGTCCTCGGCGGTCGAGTCGCTCAACGCCGGCATCGCCACGGGCGTCACGCTCTACGAGATCGCCCGCCAGCGCGCCGCGAAGAAGTAG
- a CDS encoding DUF6691 family protein — MLHVLPHQLPWWVAGPGIGLCVVAMYGLANVKLGVSGGWLQLLFAIQGRPVTEPWRISFNSGLVGGAVLAGLLGSTALHGYGALGVALPAYLLVPVLLVVGVAIGYGARWAGGCTSGHGLSGVLGGLAREPGCDRHLLRRRRPRHAGPARRHRGCPVSRARGATALVVGLLFGFLLTASGLGDYRTIHEGLLLRDPYIYLMMGATVLTAAVGVALLRRRGTTAFGGPLVLPRHPVRRSTLYGAAVFGVGFGVGATCPGITVAMVATGGLYGAVVLGGIIAGLWLRGRAEATR, encoded by the coding sequence ATGCTGCACGTCCTGCCGCACCAGCTGCCGTGGTGGGTGGCCGGTCCCGGCATCGGGCTGTGCGTCGTCGCGATGTACGGCCTGGCCAACGTCAAGCTCGGCGTGTCCGGCGGCTGGCTCCAACTGCTGTTCGCCATCCAGGGGCGCCCGGTGACCGAGCCGTGGCGGATCTCGTTCAACTCCGGGCTCGTCGGCGGCGCGGTCCTCGCCGGACTGCTGGGGTCGACGGCCCTCCATGGCTACGGGGCGCTGGGAGTCGCGCTCCCGGCATACCTGCTCGTGCCCGTCCTGCTCGTCGTCGGGGTGGCCATCGGCTACGGCGCCCGATGGGCGGGCGGCTGCACGTCGGGTCACGGCCTCTCGGGGGTGCTCGGTGGGCTCGCCCGAGAGCCTGGCTGCGACCGGCACCTTCTTCGGCGTCGCCGTCCTCGTCACGCTGGGCCTGCACGTCGTCACCGGGGGTGCCCTGTGAGCCGCGCCCGCGGCGCCACCGCGCTGGTCGTCGGCCTGCTGTTCGGCTTCCTGCTGACGGCCAGTGGCCTGGGTGACTACCGGACCATCCACGAGGGGCTGCTCCTGCGGGACCCCTACATCTACCTGATGATGGGCGCGACGGTGCTGACCGCGGCCGTGGGCGTGGCCCTGCTGCGTCGTCGCGGCACCACCGCGTTCGGCGGGCCGCTCGTCCTGCCGCGGCACCCGGTGCGACGTTCCACGCTCTACGGCGCGGCTGTCTTCGGGGTCGGCTTCGGGGTCGGTGCGACCTGCCCGGGCATCACCGTGGCCATGGTGGCGACCGGCGGGTTGTACGGCGCCGTCGTGCTGGGCGGGATCATCGCCGGCCTGTGGCTGAGGGGCCGCGCCGAGGCCACGCGCTGA
- a CDS encoding Rossmann-like and DUF2520 domain-containing protein, whose translation MSTPEERPARLEVGVVGAGRVGAVLGAALARAGHKVVAASGVSDASRGRAAALLPGIPLLPVEEVVARAELLLLTVPDDALPDLIAGLTATHSWQAGQIVVHTSGRYGVKVFEPAAGHHIIGLALHPAMTFTGTAMDLTRLTDCCFGITAPEVLRPVAEALVVEMGAEPVWIAEEQRERYHAGLAHGANHLVTLVAQAMQVLGSAGVEHPHRVIAPLLNAALDNALRLGDAALTGPVARGDAGTVAAHLRQLADETPDVRATYLALARATAERALASGRLTASAAEPLLDILAVPKELP comes from the coding sequence GTGAGCACCCCCGAGGAGCGTCCCGCACGCCTGGAGGTCGGCGTCGTCGGCGCCGGCCGGGTCGGTGCCGTCCTGGGGGCGGCCCTGGCGCGGGCCGGGCACAAGGTCGTGGCCGCCTCCGGCGTGAGCGACGCCTCCCGGGGGCGCGCCGCAGCGCTGCTGCCCGGCATACCGCTGCTGCCCGTGGAGGAGGTGGTGGCGCGGGCCGAGCTGCTCCTGCTCACCGTCCCCGACGACGCGCTGCCCGACCTCATCGCCGGGCTCACCGCGACCCACTCGTGGCAGGCCGGGCAGATCGTCGTGCACACGTCGGGCCGCTACGGGGTCAAGGTCTTCGAGCCCGCCGCCGGTCACCACATCATCGGGCTGGCGCTGCACCCGGCGATGACGTTCACCGGCACCGCGATGGACCTGACCCGCCTGACCGACTGCTGCTTCGGGATCACCGCGCCGGAGGTCCTGCGCCCGGTGGCCGAGGCCCTCGTCGTGGAGATGGGCGCCGAGCCGGTGTGGATCGCCGAGGAGCAGCGCGAGCGCTACCACGCCGGCCTGGCGCACGGGGCCAACCACCTGGTCACCCTCGTCGCGCAGGCGATGCAGGTGCTCGGCTCGGCCGGCGTCGAGCACCCGCACCGGGTCATCGCCCCGCTGCTCAACGCCGCGCTCGACAACGCCCTGCGCCTGGGTGACGCCGCTCTCACCGGTCCGGTGGCCCGCGGCGATGCCGGTACCGTTGCTGCGCACCTGCGACAGCTGGCCGACGAGACCCCTGACGTCCGCGCGACCTACCTCGCCCTCGCACGCGCCACGGCCGAGCGAGCCCTGGCGAGCGGGCGGCTGACGGCGTCCGCGGCCGAGCCGCTGCTCGACATCCTTGCCGTCCCGAAGGAGCTCCCGTGA
- a CDS encoding NADH-quinone oxidoreductase subunit D, translated as MSTPASPRELTVGMGAGGLATADMVLNIGPQHPATHGVLRLRLVVDGERIVSAEPIIGYMHRGAEKLFEVRDYRQIIVLANRHDWLSAFGNELGVVLAAESMLGMEVPERATWARTLLAELNRVLNHLMFLGSYPLELGAITPIFYSFREREELQAVMEEASGGRMHYMFNRVGGLKEDLPAGWLGRVASAIAAVRRRLPDLESMLVGNEIVHARARGVGVLSPETIDAYGVSGPIARASGVDMDLRRDEPYLAYASIFAPGGPGRVVTRTEGDCLARLEVLLEQVHVSLDIAEHCLDVLGSLPQGPVNQRLPKVLRVPEGQTYVHTENPLGFNGYYLVSRGDKTPWRLKLRSASFNNVSVLGEVLPGNLIADMVAILGSMFFVVGDVDK; from the coding sequence ATGAGCACCCCCGCGAGCCCGCGCGAGCTCACCGTCGGCATGGGCGCCGGTGGTCTGGCCACCGCCGACATGGTGCTCAACATCGGCCCGCAGCACCCGGCCACGCACGGCGTGCTGCGGCTGCGGCTCGTCGTCGACGGCGAGCGGATCGTCAGCGCCGAGCCGATCATCGGCTACATGCACCGCGGCGCGGAGAAGCTGTTCGAGGTGCGCGACTACCGCCAGATCATCGTGCTGGCCAACCGGCACGACTGGCTCTCGGCCTTCGGCAACGAGCTCGGGGTGGTGCTCGCGGCGGAGTCGATGCTCGGCATGGAGGTGCCCGAGCGCGCCACCTGGGCCCGCACCCTGCTGGCCGAGCTGAACCGCGTGCTCAACCACCTGATGTTCCTCGGGTCCTACCCGCTGGAGCTGGGCGCGATCACGCCGATCTTCTACTCCTTCCGCGAGCGGGAGGAGCTGCAGGCCGTCATGGAGGAGGCCTCCGGCGGGCGGATGCACTACATGTTCAACCGGGTCGGCGGCCTCAAGGAGGACCTGCCGGCGGGGTGGCTGGGGCGCGTCGCCTCGGCGATCGCGGCGGTGCGGCGCCGGCTGCCCGACCTCGAGAGCATGCTCGTCGGCAACGAGATCGTCCACGCGCGCGCCCGTGGAGTGGGGGTGCTGTCGCCGGAGACCATTGATGCGTATGGCGTCTCGGGCCCCATCGCGCGGGCGTCCGGCGTCGACATGGACCTCCGGCGGGATGAGCCCTACCTGGCCTACGCCTCGATCTTCGCGCCCGGTGGTCCCGGACGGGTGGTCACGCGCACCGAGGGCGACTGCCTCGCGCGTCTGGAGGTGCTGCTCGAGCAGGTCCACGTCAGCCTCGACATCGCCGAGCACTGCCTCGACGTGCTGGGGTCGCTGCCGCAGGGGCCGGTCAACCAGCGGCTGCCCAAGGTGCTGCGGGTGCCGGAGGGCCAGACCTACGTGCACACCGAGAACCCGTTGGGCTTCAACGGCTACTACCTCGTCTCGCGCGGGGACAAGACGCCGTGGCGGCTCAAGCTGCGGTCGGCGTCGTTCAACAACGTGTCGGTGCTCGGCGAGGTGCTGCCGGGCAACCTCATCGCCGACATGGTCGCCATCCTCGGCTCGATGTTCTTCGTCGTCGGCGACGTCGACAAGTAG
- the panC gene encoding pantoate--beta-alanine ligase, with product MTTQTATPVVARTRDELAEARAALTAGDVAVVMTMGALHHGHAQLIKQARARAEHVIVTIFLNPLQFGPREDLSRYPRTFDDDMEICTREGVDIVFAPTPDVVYPEGDPGVRISAGPLGAVLEGQARPGHFDGVLTVVGKLLHLTGASSAYFGQKDAQQLLLIRRMVRDLDFPVDVVSVPTVREEDGLAMSSRNTYLTASDREVALCLSQALKAGADAAAEGPSAIRRAARSVLVKEPLALIDYLVLVHPTTLEDVPEWYRGEALLAVAGRVGTTRLIDNMPVRVGPGGGALQVFSEHAGRHEAPVE from the coding sequence GTGACCACCCAGACCGCCACGCCCGTCGTCGCGCGCACCCGCGACGAGCTGGCCGAGGCCCGCGCCGCGCTCACCGCCGGCGACGTGGCCGTGGTCATGACGATGGGGGCGCTGCACCACGGGCACGCCCAGCTGATCAAGCAGGCCCGCGCCCGCGCCGAGCACGTCATCGTGACGATCTTCCTCAACCCGCTGCAGTTCGGCCCGCGCGAGGACCTCTCGCGCTACCCGCGCACCTTCGACGACGACATGGAGATCTGCACCCGCGAGGGTGTCGACATCGTCTTCGCGCCCACGCCGGACGTCGTCTACCCCGAAGGCGACCCGGGCGTGCGCATCTCCGCCGGCCCGCTCGGTGCGGTGCTCGAGGGCCAGGCCCGGCCCGGTCACTTCGACGGCGTCCTCACCGTCGTGGGCAAGCTGCTGCACCTCACCGGCGCCAGCAGCGCCTACTTCGGCCAGAAGGACGCCCAGCAGCTGCTGCTGATCCGCCGGATGGTGCGCGACCTGGACTTCCCGGTCGACGTGGTGTCGGTGCCCACCGTGCGGGAGGAGGATGGTCTGGCCATGTCCAGCCGCAACACCTACCTCACCGCCTCGGACCGCGAGGTCGCCCTGTGCCTGTCGCAGGCGCTCAAGGCCGGCGCCGACGCGGCCGCGGAGGGCCCCTCGGCGATCCGCCGGGCGGCCCGTTCCGTGCTGGTCAAGGAGCCGCTGGCCCTCATCGACTACCTCGTGCTGGTCCACCCGACCACGCTCGAGGACGTGCCGGAGTGGTACCGCGGGGAGGCCCTGCTCGCCGTCGCCGGACGCGTCGGCACGACCCGCCTCATCGACAACATGCCGGTCCGCGTCGGCCCCGGAGGCGGGGCCCTGCAGGTGTTCTCCGAGCACGCCGGACGCCACGAAGCCCCCGTCGAGTAG
- the panD gene encoding aspartate 1-decarboxylase yields MQRFMLYAKIHRATVTQADLNYVGSVTVDRLLLEAAGLLPGERVDIVDVTNGNRLTTYVIEGEAGSGTICINGAAAHLIQPGDIVILIAYAGMDDAEARSFVPKVVFVDHDNRIVDVSGDPGQVPEGFGLESSGLARGAM; encoded by the coding sequence GTGCAGCGCTTCATGCTCTACGCCAAGATCCACCGGGCCACGGTGACCCAGGCGGACCTCAACTACGTCGGATCCGTGACCGTCGACCGGCTGCTGCTCGAGGCTGCCGGGCTGCTGCCGGGTGAGCGCGTCGACATCGTCGACGTGACCAACGGCAACCGGCTGACCACCTACGTCATCGAGGGCGAGGCCGGCTCGGGCACCATCTGCATCAACGGCGCCGCCGCCCACCTGATCCAGCCCGGCGACATCGTCATCCTCATCGCCTACGCCGGCATGGACGACGCCGAGGCGCGCAGCTTCGTGCCCAAGGTCGTCTTCGTCGACCACGACAACCGGATCGTCGACGTCAGCGGCGACCCGGGCCAGGTGCCCGAGGGCTTCGGCCTGGAGAGCTCCGGGCTCGCGCGGGGTGCCATGTGA
- a CDS encoding SAM-dependent methyltransferase: MPWQQAWQAALYGPGGLYRQPAGPAGHFATSTQGAPGLGPVLAGALVRWMREEGLTTFVDVGCGRGELLAHVHALDPAMRCIGLDVVPRPEDLPGPVEWLEAPGGPDLPASLGGLEDALVVANEWLDVVPCPVAEVDVAGVLREVLVDPSDGSEGLGQELQGPDLHWCQRFWPPADASPGDRVEVGRARDEAWEALLGRLVSGIAVAVDYGHVRGARPAAGTLTGFRAGHHVVPVPDGSCDITAHVAMDSLPHDELVDQRSALRRLGVDGSRRPGYELARADPTAYLRALGEASAAAALTARGGLGDFLWAVTRVRR; encoded by the coding sequence ATGCCCTGGCAGCAGGCGTGGCAGGCCGCGCTCTACGGCCCCGGCGGCCTCTACCGGCAGCCCGCCGGGCCGGCCGGGCACTTCGCCACGTCGACCCAGGGAGCCCCCGGGCTGGGGCCGGTCCTGGCGGGGGCCCTGGTCCGCTGGATGCGTGAGGAGGGCCTGACGACGTTCGTGGACGTGGGCTGCGGCCGCGGCGAGCTGCTCGCGCACGTGCACGCGCTCGACCCGGCCATGCGCTGCATCGGGCTGGACGTGGTGCCGCGCCCGGAAGACCTGCCGGGGCCGGTGGAGTGGCTGGAGGCCCCGGGAGGTCCCGACCTGCCCGCGTCCCTGGGCGGCCTGGAGGACGCGCTGGTCGTGGCCAACGAGTGGCTCGACGTGGTGCCGTGCCCGGTCGCCGAGGTCGACGTCGCCGGCGTGCTGCGAGAGGTGCTCGTCGACCCCTCCGACGGCTCGGAGGGCCTCGGCCAGGAGCTGCAGGGCCCGGATCTTCACTGGTGCCAACGGTTCTGGCCGCCCGCCGACGCGTCTCCCGGTGATCGCGTGGAGGTCGGCCGGGCACGCGACGAGGCCTGGGAGGCGCTGCTGGGACGGCTGGTGTCAGGCATCGCCGTGGCGGTGGACTACGGCCACGTGAGGGGCGCCCGGCCCGCGGCAGGGACCCTCACCGGGTTCCGCGCCGGGCACCACGTCGTGCCGGTCCCCGACGGGTCGTGCGACATCACCGCCCACGTCGCGATGGACTCCCTGCCCCACGACGAGCTGGTGGACCAGCGGAGCGCGTTGCGCCGCCTGGGCGTTGACGGGTCCCGGCGGCCGGGCTACGAGCTCGCGCGAGCCGACCCCACGGCATACCTGCGGGCGCTCGGCGAGGCGTCAGCCGCTGCCGCGCTGACCGCACGGGGCGGGCTCGGCGACTTCCTGTGGGCGGTCACGCGGGTGCGACGGTGA
- a CDS encoding cytochrome P450: MTVSADTVLDLTDRAVVADPYPHFARLREVAPVVHHEGLGLALATSRAACDAVLRDRRLGRIFVPRQPEQDWDTFNWLHSDSILDSEPPKQTRLRRLVASAFGRGHVQRLGPRIEQLAGGLLDDAEEALARDGQVDVLAAYAEPLPVLVIAELLGFPEADRHLLRPWSQAIVKMYEVERTPGAELAAQRAAAEFAAYVQALADDRARHPGTDLLSDLVAARDGSDRLSPHELVATAVLLLNAGHEASVNGFGNGLASLLAAPDELTAVLGRLEDDAAVTAVVEEMLRHDSPLQLFERTATEDVEVSGVRIGRGDKVAALLGAANRDPGVFAEPDRFRADRDPNPHLAFGAGIHFCLGAPLARLELQVSTRALLRRFGRLQVVDSARRPTFVLRGYEHLTVAPA; this comes from the coding sequence ATGACCGTGTCCGCCGACACCGTGCTCGACCTGACCGACCGCGCGGTCGTGGCCGACCCCTACCCGCACTTCGCCCGGCTGCGCGAGGTCGCGCCGGTCGTCCACCACGAGGGGCTGGGCCTGGCGCTGGCCACCAGCCGCGCCGCGTGCGACGCCGTGCTGCGCGACCGGCGGCTGGGCCGGATCTTCGTGCCGCGGCAGCCCGAGCAGGACTGGGACACCTTCAACTGGCTGCACTCGGACTCCATCCTCGACTCCGAGCCGCCCAAGCAGACCCGCCTGCGCCGGCTGGTGGCCTCGGCGTTCGGCCGCGGCCACGTGCAGCGGCTCGGCCCGCGGATCGAGCAGCTGGCCGGGGGCCTGCTCGACGACGCCGAGGAGGCGCTCGCCCGGGACGGGCAGGTGGACGTCCTGGCCGCGTATGCCGAGCCGCTGCCGGTGCTGGTGATCGCCGAGCTGCTGGGCTTCCCCGAGGCCGACCGACACCTGCTGCGTCCCTGGTCGCAGGCCATCGTGAAGATGTACGAGGTCGAGCGCACCCCCGGGGCCGAGCTGGCCGCGCAGCGGGCCGCGGCCGAGTTCGCCGCCTACGTGCAGGCCCTGGCCGACGACCGGGCCCGCCACCCCGGCACCGACCTGCTCAGCGACCTGGTCGCGGCCCGCGACGGCTCGGACCGGCTCTCACCCCACGAGCTCGTCGCCACCGCGGTGCTGCTGCTCAACGCCGGTCACGAGGCCAGCGTCAACGGCTTCGGCAACGGCCTGGCCTCGCTCCTGGCCGCTCCCGACGAGCTCACCGCCGTGCTGGGCCGGCTCGAGGACGACGCCGCGGTCACCGCCGTGGTCGAGGAGATGCTGCGCCATGACTCGCCGCTGCAGCTGTTCGAGCGCACCGCCACCGAGGACGTCGAGGTCTCCGGTGTCCGGATCGGCAGGGGGGACAAGGTCGCCGCGCTGCTGGGTGCCGCCAACCGCGACCCGGGGGTCTTCGCCGAGCCGGACCGGTTCCGGGCCGACCGGGACCCCAACCCGCACCTGGCCTTCGGTGCCGGGATCCACTTCTGCCTCGGCGCCCCGCTCGCCCGGCTCGAGCTGCAGGTCAGCACCCGGGCGCTGCTGCGCCGCTTCGGCCGGCTTCAGGTCGTGGACTCCGCGCGCCGGCCCACGTTCGTGCTGCGCGGCTACGAGCACCTCACCGTCGCACCCGCGTGA
- the nadC gene encoding carboxylating nicotinate-nucleotide diphosphorylase, which translates to MTGFPEKAAQSIVDGALEEDLGGFPGVDVTSTATIPAGQRSTAHVVARGDGVLAGAPLVSLVFRAVSERLGLPEVDVELVHEDGDMLRRGEVIAVLRGSTRAILVGERTLLNLLSRLSGVATHTRLWALELEGTGATVLDTRKTTPLLRALEKYAVRCGGGTNKRMGLYDVAMIKDNHKLAAGSLTAAIAAVHTAYPKVPIQVEATTLEEALEAVQAGARFLLLDNMTPELLQATVETVRATGEDVEIEATGGLTLDVARTYALTGVDYLSVGGLTHSSPIVDIALDLVEG; encoded by the coding sequence ATGACCGGATTCCCCGAGAAGGCCGCCCAGAGCATCGTCGACGGGGCGCTGGAGGAGGACCTCGGGGGCTTCCCCGGCGTCGACGTCACCAGCACCGCGACGATCCCGGCCGGCCAGCGCTCCACCGCCCACGTCGTGGCCCGGGGCGACGGCGTCCTCGCCGGTGCGCCTCTGGTGTCGCTCGTCTTCCGGGCCGTCTCCGAGCGGCTGGGGCTGCCCGAGGTCGACGTCGAGCTGGTGCACGAGGACGGCGACATGCTGCGCCGCGGTGAGGTCATCGCGGTGCTCCGCGGCTCCACCCGCGCGATCCTCGTCGGCGAGCGGACCCTGCTCAACCTGCTGTCCCGGCTCTCGGGCGTGGCCACCCACACCCGGCTGTGGGCGCTCGAGCTCGAGGGCACCGGCGCGACCGTGCTCGACACCCGCAAGACGACGCCGTTGCTGCGCGCGCTGGAGAAGTACGCCGTCCGCTGCGGCGGGGGCACCAACAAGCGCATGGGCCTCTACGACGTGGCGATGATCAAGGACAACCACAAGCTGGCCGCCGGCTCGCTCACGGCCGCGATCGCTGCGGTCCACACGGCATACCCGAAGGTGCCCATCCAGGTGGAGGCCACGACGCTGGAGGAGGCGCTGGAGGCCGTGCAGGCCGGGGCGCGCTTCCTGCTGCTCGACAACATGACCCCCGAGCTGCTCCAGGCCACCGTCGAGACCGTGCGGGCCACGGGTGAGGACGTCGAGATCGAGGCGACCGGCGGGCTGACCCTCGACGTGGCGCGGACCTACGCGCTGACCGGCGTGGACTACCTCTCGGTCGGCGGGCTGACGCACTCCTCACCGATCGTCGACATCGCGCTGGACCTCGTCGAGGGCTGA